In Thiovibrio frasassiensis, one DNA window encodes the following:
- a CDS encoding FAD-dependent oxidoreductase: MTDERSAPAGAVLVVGGGISGLTAALEAAEVGKDVFLIERNPYLGGRVAQLNQYFPKLCPPSCGLEINFQRIKANRRVRVYTMTEVKSVAGGPGKYQVTLESKPRFINNNCTACGACADACPDERDNDFNFGMNKSKAVYKPHDMAFPMKYVLDKDACSAAGLQAVKDACKYDAVELDMAAKEFTVDVSAIVWATGWNPYDPTKLTNLKYDSSNAIITNMMMERLAAPNGPTGGKILRPGDNKEPASFAFVQCAGSRDENHLEYCSYICCMASMKHINYIREQYPEAKITVFYIDLRTPGKYEKFREKLMSDANITWVKGKVADIVAEADGSVTLIAENAVTGDKIKETVDLAILATGMEPAAKAQAAALGLSVDSNGFILADAEGGMVSAGCAKKAADVVTCGQSATAAAMKAIQASRR; the protein is encoded by the coding sequence ATGACAGACGAACGCAGCGCACCCGCAGGTGCTGTACTTGTCGTTGGCGGTGGCATAAGCGGGCTTACGGCCGCCTTGGAAGCCGCTGAAGTCGGAAAAGATGTTTTTCTGATCGAGAGAAATCCGTATCTGGGTGGTCGGGTTGCGCAGCTGAATCAGTACTTCCCGAAGCTTTGTCCGCCGAGTTGCGGACTGGAGATCAATTTCCAGAGGATTAAAGCCAATCGTCGGGTTCGCGTCTACACCATGACCGAGGTCAAGAGTGTTGCCGGAGGGCCGGGCAAGTATCAGGTCACTCTGGAGAGCAAGCCGCGCTTCATCAACAACAATTGCACCGCTTGCGGTGCTTGTGCTGATGCCTGCCCCGATGAGCGTGACAATGATTTCAATTTTGGCATGAACAAGAGCAAGGCGGTGTATAAGCCTCACGACATGGCTTTTCCCATGAAGTATGTGCTTGATAAAGACGCTTGTAGTGCAGCCGGGTTGCAGGCGGTCAAAGATGCCTGCAAATACGATGCGGTTGAGCTTGATATGGCAGCCAAGGAATTCACCGTTGACGTGAGCGCCATTGTTTGGGCTACTGGTTGGAATCCTTATGATCCGACCAAGCTGACCAACCTTAAGTACGATTCCAGCAACGCGATCATCACCAACATGATGATGGAGCGTTTGGCTGCGCCCAACGGCCCCACCGGCGGCAAGATTCTCCGTCCCGGCGATAACAAGGAACCCGCAAGCTTTGCCTTTGTTCAGTGCGCCGGTTCCCGTGATGAAAATCATTTGGAGTACTGTTCTTATATCTGCTGCATGGCCTCCATGAAGCACATCAACTATATCCGTGAACAGTATCCCGAAGCGAAGATCACCGTTTTCTACATCGATCTTCGGACTCCCGGCAAGTATGAGAAGTTCCGTGAGAAATTGATGTCTGATGCGAACATCACCTGGGTGAAGGGCAAGGTTGCCGATATTGTTGCCGAAGCGGACGGGTCTGTTACCCTGATCGCTGAAAATGCTGTGACCGGTGATAAGATCAAGGAAACGGTCGATCTGGCCATCCTTGCTACCGGCATGGAGCCTGCGGCCAAGGCCCAGGCCGCAGCGCTTGGACTTTCAGTTGACAGCAATGGATTTATTCTGGCCGATGCGGAAGGCGGGATGGTTTCCGCCGGTTGCGCTAAAAAAGCAGCCGACGTCGTAACCTGTGGCCAGAGTGCAACGGCAGCAGCCATGAAAGCTATTCAAGCGTCCAGGAGGTAA
- the aprA gene encoding adenylyl-sulfate reductase subunit alpha — MALPNKPLGELAAVANPEVVEHDVDVLIIGGGMAACGTAFEIKKWCPADMKIKLVDKASMERSGAVAQGLSAINTYIGDNKIENYVKMVRNDLMGVVREDLIYDLGRHVDDSVHLFEEWGLPVWKLDANGNNLDGAQPAPKLTEGGKPVRTGKWQIMINGESYKCIVAEPAKTALGDENIMERVFIVKLILDKNKANQIAGAVGFSTRENKVHVFRCKTALCACGGAVNIFRPRSTGEGKGRAWYPVWNAGSTYTMCAQVGATLTMMENRFTPARFKDGYGPVGAWFLLFKAKVQNGLGEFYANSDSVKGELEKFMPYGASPVTPTCLRNHLMLNELKAGRGPIYMATDVALNAFIDARKATGMDEKEVKKFWKHLESEAWEDFLDMSVGQAGLWAGANIEPEKVGSEIMPTEPYMLGSHSGCCGIWTSGPDEAWVPTVDGPRSHQYKWGYNRMTTVDGLFTAGDGVGASGHKFSSGSHAEGRIVAKQMVKFCRDNASFKPELPKSAQEYADEVYAPVRRYLEFVGASTAADVNPNYCKPAGIMMRLMKATDEYGGGVATYYMTSGKLLNICLDLLRMLREDAELMAAGDLHELMRAWENYHRIWCVETHIRHIEFRQESRYPGFYYRSDFPTVDDANWKAFVNSTFNPATQEWKCEKVKCINIVETEPWV; from the coding sequence ATGGCGTTACCTAATAAGCCGCTGGGTGAATTGGCAGCCGTTGCCAATCCTGAGGTTGTCGAGCACGATGTAGACGTTCTGATCATCGGTGGTGGTATGGCTGCATGCGGTACTGCTTTCGAGATCAAGAAGTGGTGTCCTGCCGACATGAAGATCAAGCTGGTGGACAAGGCATCCATGGAGCGTTCCGGCGCTGTTGCCCAGGGCCTTTCCGCCATCAACACCTACATTGGTGACAACAAGATCGAGAACTACGTAAAAATGGTTCGTAACGATCTCATGGGTGTTGTTCGTGAAGACCTGATCTACGATCTGGGCCGTCACGTTGATGATTCCGTACATCTTTTCGAAGAGTGGGGCCTGCCCGTTTGGAAGCTCGATGCCAACGGCAACAACCTCGATGGCGCACAGCCTGCTCCGAAACTGACCGAAGGCGGCAAGCCCGTTCGTACCGGTAAGTGGCAGATCATGATCAACGGTGAGTCCTACAAGTGCATCGTTGCTGAGCCCGCCAAAACCGCTCTCGGCGACGAGAACATCATGGAGCGCGTATTCATTGTTAAGCTGATCCTTGACAAGAACAAAGCAAACCAGATCGCAGGTGCTGTTGGTTTCTCCACCCGTGAGAACAAGGTTCACGTTTTCCGTTGCAAGACCGCTCTGTGTGCATGCGGCGGCGCAGTAAACATCTTCCGTCCCCGGTCCACCGGTGAGGGTAAGGGCCGCGCTTGGTACCCCGTATGGAATGCTGGTTCCACCTACACCATGTGTGCACAGGTTGGCGCCACCCTGACCATGATGGAAAACCGTTTCACGCCTGCTCGTTTCAAAGACGGGTACGGACCGGTTGGTGCATGGTTCCTTCTCTTCAAGGCCAAAGTACAGAACGGTCTTGGTGAGTTCTACGCCAACAGCGATTCAGTGAAAGGTGAGCTTGAGAAGTTCATGCCTTACGGCGCTTCTCCGGTAACCCCGACCTGCCTGCGTAACCATCTTATGCTCAACGAGCTGAAAGCTGGCCGTGGCCCGATCTACATGGCTACCGACGTTGCTCTGAATGCCTTCATCGATGCCAGAAAGGCTACCGGCATGGACGAGAAGGAAGTGAAGAAGTTCTGGAAGCATCTCGAGTCTGAGGCTTGGGAAGACTTCTTGGATATGTCCGTTGGTCAGGCTGGTCTTTGGGCCGGTGCGAACATCGAGCCCGAGAAGGTTGGTTCCGAGATCATGCCGACCGAACCATACATGCTCGGTTCTCACTCCGGCTGTTGTGGTATCTGGACCTCCGGTCCGGACGAAGCATGGGTACCCACCGTTGACGGTCCCCGTAGCCATCAGTACAAATGGGGCTACAACCGCATGACCACCGTTGACGGTCTCTTCACCGCAGGTGACGGCGTTGGCGCTTCCGGTCACAAGTTCTCTTCCGGTTCCCATGCCGAGGGTCGTATTGTTGCCAAGCAGATGGTTAAATTCTGCCGTGACAATGCTTCCTTCAAGCCTGAGCTGCCGAAGTCCGCTCAGGAGTATGCTGATGAAGTATACGCACCGGTTCGGCGTTACCTTGAGTTTGTTGGCGCATCCACCGCTGCCGACGTTAACCCCAACTACTGCAAGCCTGCCGGTATCATGATGCGCCTGATGAAGGCCACTGATGAGTACGGCGGCGGTGTTGCCACCTACTACATGACTTCCGGCAAGCTGCTGAACATCTGCTTGGATCTTCTCCGCATGCTGCGTGAAGACGCTGAGTTGATGGCTGCTGGCGACCTGCATGAGTTGATGCGCGCTTGGGAGAACTACCATCGTATCTGGTGTGTAGAGACCCATATCCGTCACATCGAGTTCCGTCAGGAGAGCCGCTACCCCGGGTTCTACTACCGGTCTGACTTCCCGACCGTTGACGATGCCAACTGGAAGGCATTTGTTAACTCCACTTTCAATCCTGCAACCCAGGAGTGGAAGTGTGAAAAGGTTAAATGCATCAACATCGTTGAGACCGAGCCGTGGGTCTAA
- the ftsZ gene encoding cell division protein FtsZ, which translates to MTFKFAETESRAKIKVFGVGGGGGNAVNTMVDSKILGVEFIAGNTDIQDLEKSKADVQVQLGKSVAKGLGAGANPERGREAAEESIDEIRKQLKDCDMVFITAGLGGGTGTGAAPVIARIAKELGALTVAVVTKPFAFEGRARMKNAELGWKNLKEHVDTIITIPNDRLISMSQKGTRFIDGMKMADDVLVQAVKGITDLINLPGYINPDFADVRAIMNEMGQALMGSGYGVGENRAVEAVNMAINSPLLQDISIDGAKGVLVNISASRETLTMPEVTEATTKIYQEVHEDANIILGVIFDENLGDELQVTVIATGIRDTVEEIEELPDKVQLMPKKREPAAQQLPFRKGEQGMAAGRAVANGMQRSYANNILNEQDYDRPTFLRRNES; encoded by the coding sequence ATGACTTTTAAATTCGCGGAAACAGAGTCACGGGCAAAGATCAAGGTTTTTGGCGTTGGCGGCGGTGGGGGCAATGCGGTCAACACCATGGTGGACAGCAAGATCCTCGGGGTGGAGTTCATCGCCGGCAACACCGATATCCAGGACTTGGAGAAATCCAAGGCCGATGTCCAGGTGCAGCTTGGCAAGAGTGTCGCCAAGGGACTGGGGGCCGGAGCCAACCCTGAAAGAGGCAGGGAGGCGGCGGAGGAGTCCATCGATGAAATCAGAAAGCAGTTGAAGGACTGCGACATGGTTTTTATCACCGCCGGCTTGGGTGGCGGAACCGGGACCGGGGCCGCGCCGGTTATCGCGAGAATTGCCAAGGAACTTGGGGCCCTCACCGTGGCGGTCGTTACCAAGCCCTTTGCTTTCGAGGGCAGAGCCCGGATGAAAAATGCCGAGCTTGGCTGGAAGAATCTCAAAGAACATGTGGACACCATCATCACCATTCCCAATGACCGCTTGATTTCCATGAGCCAGAAGGGGACCCGCTTCATCGACGGGATGAAGATGGCGGACGATGTTCTGGTGCAGGCGGTGAAAGGCATTACCGATCTGATCAACCTGCCCGGCTATATCAACCCGGATTTTGCCGATGTGCGTGCCATCATGAACGAGATGGGGCAGGCGCTCATGGGTTCAGGCTATGGGGTGGGTGAAAACCGGGCCGTTGAGGCGGTGAACATGGCGATCAACAGCCCGCTTTTGCAGGACATCAGTATCGATGGCGCCAAGGGGGTTTTGGTCAATATCTCGGCCAGCCGGGAGACCTTGACCATGCCGGAGGTGACCGAGGCAACCACCAAGATCTACCAGGAGGTGCATGAGGACGCCAATATTATTCTGGGCGTGATCTTTGACGAGAATCTGGGAGACGAGTTGCAGGTAACGGTTATTGCCACCGGTATCCGCGATACCGTGGAAGAGATCGAGGAGTTGCCGGACAAGGTGCAGCTCATGCCGAAAAAACGGGAGCCCGCCGCACAGCAGCTGCCGTTCAGAAAAGGGGAGCAGGGCATGGCTGCGGGCCGCGCTGTGGCCAACGGTATGCAGAGATCCTATGCCAACAATATTTTAAACGAGCAGGACTACGACCGGCCGACCTTTTTGCGCCGGAATGAAAGCTGA
- the ftsA gene encoding cell division protein FtsA, which produces MAHEERGDLIVGLDIGTTKICVVVGEVHDNRLDIIGIGRHPSVGLRRGVVVNIESTVHSIRQAVEEAERMAGCEIGSVYVGIAGSHIKSFNSHGLIAIKHNEIRQDDIDRVVDAARAVPIPPDQEVIHVLPQEFMVDGQADIQDPLGMTGVRLESDVHIVTGSATAVHNIVKCCNRAGLEVTDVVLEPLASAGAVLTREEMELGVGLLDIGGGTADLAIFADGTIKHTFVLGLGGQNLTNDLSIGLRTPQKEAERLKEEFGSALASLIDKDQVIEVPSVGGRKNRKLSRRVMGEILEPRVEEMLTLINQELLDSKYKEMVNAGMVLTGGSCLLANMEELAEQIFDLPVRIGRPENIGGVVDVVGTPQWATGVGLVVYGMKNGPGERFKRPKGGIVGRVTGRMKDWFKGIV; this is translated from the coding sequence ATGGCACATGAAGAACGTGGCGATCTGATTGTCGGGCTGGATATCGGCACCACCAAGATATGCGTGGTGGTTGGGGAGGTCCATGATAACCGCCTTGATATTATCGGCATTGGCCGGCACCCCTCGGTGGGCTTACGGCGCGGGGTGGTGGTCAATATCGAGAGCACCGTCCATTCCATCAGGCAGGCAGTGGAAGAGGCGGAGCGGATGGCGGGCTGCGAGATCGGCTCCGTGTATGTGGGCATCGCCGGCAGTCACATCAAGAGCTTCAACAGCCACGGTCTGATCGCCATCAAGCATAACGAGATCCGGCAGGACGACATCGACAGGGTGGTGGATGCGGCCCGGGCCGTACCCATCCCGCCGGACCAGGAAGTGATCCATGTGCTCCCGCAGGAGTTCATGGTGGACGGACAGGCGGATATCCAGGATCCCCTCGGCATGACCGGCGTCCGTCTCGAATCCGATGTGCATATCGTGACCGGTTCGGCAACCGCGGTGCACAACATTGTCAAATGTTGCAACCGGGCCGGACTTGAGGTGACGGATGTGGTCCTCGAACCCTTGGCCTCGGCAGGCGCGGTCCTGACCCGGGAAGAAATGGAATTGGGGGTGGGGTTGCTGGACATCGGCGGCGGCACTGCCGATTTGGCGATCTTTGCCGATGGGACGATCAAGCATACCTTTGTTCTTGGGCTGGGCGGACAGAATCTCACCAACGATCTCTCCATAGGGCTGCGTACTCCGCAGAAAGAGGCGGAAAGGCTGAAGGAGGAGTTCGGGAGTGCCTTGGCCTCGCTGATCGACAAGGATCAGGTCATCGAGGTGCCCAGTGTGGGGGGGAGAAAGAATCGGAAGCTTTCCCGGCGGGTCATGGGAGAGATTCTCGAGCCCCGGGTTGAGGAGATGCTTACCCTCATCAATCAGGAACTGTTGGATTCCAAGTACAAGGAAATGGTCAACGCCGGTATGGTGCTGACCGGCGGGTCCTGCCTGCTGGCCAACATGGAAGAGCTGGCGGAACAGATCTTTGATCTGCCGGTGCGCATCGGCCGGCCGGAAAATATCGGCGGGGTGGTGGATGTGGTGGGGACACCGCAGTGGGCAACCGGCGTTGGTCTGGTTGTCTACGGTATGAAGAATGGACCGGGGGAGAGATTCAAACGGCCCAAGGGTGGAATAGTAGGGAGAGTCACCGGTCGGATGAAAGACTGGTTTAAGGGAATAGTATAA
- a CDS encoding YkgJ family cysteine cluster protein, which produces MSKSEQTPESPSFNKSLFAADNNPSNIMPAKLTADSTLKFRCHPGVSCFTNCCGNINIILTPYDILRIRRPLNLTAEEFLLRFTTPTYLEKTDLPGVKIHLDENGRCPFVTEEGCTIYPYRPTTCRYYPVGMSYFHAAGNEGTAAEEFYFLVKEPYCKGHEEPKEQTIREWRIDQGIDESDEMNREWMEIVMRRKSFGLQATLSEQAQKMFFMASTDLDKFRDFVFNSSFLETYDIDEEILAKIKTDDIALMKFSSKYLASSIFGTNELKIKEEKVKARVEKLKTNQGEAEQQAMETYEALRRDRDLLKEQIEGQKPTDKKS; this is translated from the coding sequence ATGAGCAAGTCAGAACAGACACCAGAATCCCCTTCTTTCAACAAGTCTTTGTTCGCTGCGGACAACAATCCAAGCAATATCATGCCCGCTAAACTCACGGCGGACAGCACCCTGAAATTCCGCTGCCATCCCGGAGTTTCCTGCTTTACCAATTGCTGCGGCAATATCAATATCATTTTGACCCCGTATGATATTCTCCGCATCAGGCGCCCCCTCAACCTTACAGCGGAAGAATTTCTTCTGCGTTTCACAACCCCGACCTACCTGGAAAAGACCGATCTGCCAGGGGTAAAGATCCATCTCGACGAGAATGGCCGCTGCCCCTTTGTCACCGAAGAAGGGTGCACCATCTATCCTTACCGGCCAACGACCTGCCGTTATTATCCGGTGGGGATGTCTTATTTTCATGCGGCAGGCAACGAGGGGACTGCGGCTGAGGAGTTCTACTTCCTCGTTAAAGAACCTTACTGCAAAGGGCATGAAGAACCAAAGGAGCAGACCATCCGTGAATGGCGCATTGATCAGGGAATTGATGAGTCGGACGAGATGAATCGGGAATGGATGGAAATCGTCATGCGCCGCAAGTCGTTCGGCCTGCAGGCCACCTTGAGCGAGCAAGCCCAGAAGATGTTTTTCATGGCCAGCACCGACCTTGACAAATTCCGGGATTTTGTTTTCAACAGCTCCTTTTTGGAGACCTATGACATCGACGAGGAAATCCTTGCAAAGATCAAAACCGACGATATTGCCCTGATGAAATTTTCCAGCAAATACCTGGCTTCTTCCATCTTCGGGACCAACGAACTAAAGATTAAGGAAGAAAAAGTCAAGGCGCGGGTGGAGAAGCTGAAAACCAACCAGGGCGAGGCGGAACAACAGGCCATGGAAACCTACGAAGCGCTTCGCCGCGACCGCGATCTGCTCAAGGAACAAATCGAAGGGCAGAAACCGACGGACAAGAAAAGCTGA
- the aprB gene encoding adenylyl-sulfate reductase subunit beta, which produces MPSYVDPSKCDGCKGGDKTACMYICPNDLMVLNKEEMKAYNQEPDACWECYSCVKICPQGAIAVRGYNDFVPMGGQVHPMRSSDSIMWTVKFRNGNMKRFKFPVRTTAEGAANAYPALKCTNLDDELLSTEKQLPVPTMVAK; this is translated from the coding sequence ATGCCAAGTTACGTAGATCCTTCTAAATGTGACGGCTGCAAGGGTGGTGACAAAACTGCCTGCATGTACATCTGCCCCAATGACCTGATGGTCTTGAACAAGGAGGAGATGAAGGCATACAACCAGGAGCCTGATGCATGTTGGGAATGTTACTCCTGTGTAAAGATTTGTCCGCAGGGCGCCATTGCTGTTCGTGGCTACAATGACTTCGTACCCATGGGTGGCCAGGTTCATCCGATGCGGAGTTCCGATTCCATCATGTGGACCGTTAAGTTCCGTAACGGCAACATGAAGCGCTTCAAGTTTCCCGTGCGGACCACCGCTGAGGGTGCTGCCAATGCATATCCTGCACTGAAATGCACGAACCTGGACGACGAGTTGCTCTCCACCGAGAAGCAGCTGCCCGTACCGACCATGGTTGCCAAGTAA
- a CDS encoding radical SAM protein: protein MRQRQPVSGDFLASEKGTQRKKWKGLLPVALIFPNRYGLGNSNLGFQLVYALVNSLPGFVCERFFYQEGQPPVSLESGRPLRDFPILLCSLSFEQDFLNLLALFSTGGIEPLAEKRSAKTSRFRPGQPLVIGGGVATFINPEPLAPFVDLFVVGEAEPILPQLMEHLAEHLANEEPEGLLRGIVREFRGCYVPRFYAMHYGEDGILNRIEVDSAAPSRVRRLVLEHSEVAGHSKLLSPDAEFANLFLTELGRGCSRGCRFCAAGFVYRPPRLWQAESILAALAERPEEIQRVGLLGMEMARVEDLAKIADYLLHEGCALSFSSLRADAISGELCHLLAQSKLKSAAIAPDGGSERLRRVINKGISEEDVLCAAEALARAGINHLKLYFMIGLPTETEDDLGELLLLTDKVRKTLLGVGRETGRMGNITLSVNSFVPKAWTPFQFHGFAPLTSLKKSIKFLRKGVAGMANTRLVVDQPGNAFYQAVLARGDRKVGLALYAMLQGQQNWRQTMQGCGIEPEGYAMRQRGQEELFPWEIIDHGIDRRYLWAEYRKSLEEKSTIACDTKRCRRCGVCHD, encoded by the coding sequence ATGCGCCAGCGCCAACCTGTATCCGGTGATTTCCTTGCCAGCGAAAAAGGGACGCAGCGGAAGAAGTGGAAAGGGCTACTGCCGGTTGCCCTTATCTTTCCAAACAGGTATGGACTGGGCAATTCCAACCTGGGGTTCCAGCTTGTCTATGCTCTGGTAAACAGCCTCCCTGGTTTCGTTTGCGAGCGGTTTTTTTATCAAGAAGGCCAGCCCCCGGTTTCCCTGGAATCGGGACGCCCCCTCCGCGATTTCCCGATCCTTCTCTGCTCGCTGAGCTTTGAACAGGACTTCCTCAATCTCTTGGCCCTGTTTTCTACCGGCGGCATTGAGCCCTTGGCCGAAAAACGCAGCGCAAAGACGAGCCGGTTTCGCCCTGGGCAACCCCTGGTCATCGGAGGCGGTGTTGCCACCTTTATCAACCCCGAGCCCCTGGCCCCCTTTGTGGATCTTTTTGTCGTGGGGGAAGCGGAGCCGATTCTCCCGCAACTCATGGAGCATCTTGCCGAGCACCTGGCAAACGAAGAACCGGAAGGTCTGCTCCGAGGAATCGTTCGGGAGTTCAGGGGCTGTTATGTCCCGCGCTTCTATGCCATGCATTATGGGGAAGACGGGATCCTGAACAGAATCGAGGTGGATTCGGCAGCGCCGAGCCGGGTCCGCCGCCTGGTTCTTGAACATTCCGAGGTGGCCGGACATTCGAAACTTCTCTCTCCGGACGCTGAGTTTGCCAACCTTTTTCTCACCGAACTGGGCCGCGGTTGCAGCCGTGGCTGCAGGTTCTGTGCGGCCGGATTTGTTTACCGTCCACCCCGACTCTGGCAGGCGGAAAGCATCTTGGCCGCCTTGGCCGAGCGGCCGGAAGAGATACAACGGGTGGGTCTGCTCGGCATGGAGATGGCCCGGGTTGAGGATCTTGCCAAGATTGCCGATTATCTGTTGCACGAAGGGTGTGCCCTCTCTTTTTCCTCCTTGCGGGCTGACGCTATCAGCGGTGAGCTGTGTCATCTGCTGGCGCAAAGCAAATTGAAAAGCGCGGCAATCGCACCGGACGGCGGGTCGGAAAGGCTCCGGCGGGTAATCAATAAAGGAATCAGCGAGGAGGATGTTTTGTGTGCGGCAGAGGCTCTGGCCCGGGCCGGGATCAATCATCTCAAGCTTTATTTTATGATCGGTCTGCCCACGGAAACCGAGGACGATCTGGGGGAACTTTTGCTCTTAACCGACAAGGTGCGCAAGACCCTGCTCGGTGTAGGGCGGGAAACGGGACGCATGGGCAACATAACCCTCAGTGTCAACAGCTTCGTGCCCAAGGCCTGGACCCCGTTTCAGTTTCATGGTTTTGCGCCATTGACATCGCTTAAAAAGAGCATAAAATTCCTGCGCAAAGGGGTGGCTGGTATGGCGAATACCCGTCTGGTTGTTGACCAGCCCGGCAACGCTTTTTATCAGGCGGTACTGGCCCGCGGCGACCGCAAGGTCGGCCTGGCACTCTATGCCATGCTGCAGGGGCAGCAGAACTGGCGGCAGACCATGCAGGGGTGCGGCATAGAGCCGGAAGGATATGCCATGCGCCAGCGTGGCCAGGAAGAGCTTTTCCCCTGGGAAATTATTGATCATGGGATCGATCGACGGTATCTCTGGGCGGAGTATCGGAAATCCCTGGAAGAAAAGTCAACGATTGCCTGTGACACAAAGCGGTGCAGGCGCTGCGGGGTATGCCATGATTGA
- a CDS encoding two-component system sensor histidine kinase NtrB — translation MIERKKTMDDAASIANLKPFRLVKFFSYSGLAVFLLFTLVLSWIISNHAKKVLLERSEAYAFVVAENLSHQVFQQFVLPTVVRYGKIALRKPEQFARLDAVVRTATHGMRIQAVTIFDSKENIISYSTVAARIGRTGEGGIEYRKALAGNNNSVVRSTGTLLNLLPGARPITSQLSTFIPFRQYQVNNQKRDVIMGVIEVVQDLSEDVVAITKLQGSIILTSMLIMSALFVVLGFIVARADRIIEARAEERRRLEQQLHQSQRLATLGKMVASVSHEIKNPLGIVRSTADILGKRLKSVAPGNEHLAEIIVEETGRLDGIVCEFLDFARPQEPRMAATSVNEIFSKILKFMEPELERQNIVLETALSQDMPKVNLDQGLIYRACLNILVNSVQAMPEGGKLRVATEYQEATGMALLVVTDTGEGMSLEKQGHIFTPFYTDKNRGTGLGLAIAKNIVDSHQGTISVESKEGEGTTFMIALPAK, via the coding sequence ATGATTGAAAGAAAAAAAACGATGGATGATGCGGCCAGTATTGCCAATCTGAAGCCTTTTCGCTTGGTGAAGTTTTTTTCCTACAGCGGCTTGGCGGTTTTTCTCCTGTTTACCCTGGTCCTGTCCTGGATCATTTCGAACCACGCCAAAAAGGTTCTCCTGGAACGAAGCGAAGCCTATGCCTTTGTGGTGGCCGAGAACCTCAGCCACCAGGTGTTTCAGCAATTTGTCCTGCCCACGGTGGTCCGGTATGGGAAGATCGCCCTGCGCAAGCCCGAGCAGTTCGCCCGGCTTGACGCCGTGGTCCGCACTGCCACGCACGGCATGCGGATTCAGGCGGTAACCATCTTCGATTCCAAGGAAAACATCATCTCCTACAGTACGGTGGCCGCGCGCATTGGCCGCACAGGAGAGGGCGGCATTGAATACCGCAAGGCTCTGGCCGGCAATAACAATTCCGTGGTCCGCTCAACCGGAACGCTGCTGAACCTGCTGCCTGGTGCGCGGCCCATAACTTCGCAGCTGAGCACCTTTATCCCCTTTCGTCAGTATCAGGTCAACAACCAAAAACGCGACGTGATCATGGGGGTTATTGAAGTGGTTCAGGATCTCTCGGAGGATGTCGTCGCGATTACCAAATTGCAGGGCTCCATCATTCTCACCTCCATGCTGATCATGTCGGCCCTCTTTGTGGTCCTTGGTTTTATCGTGGCCAGGGCGGACCGGATTATTGAGGCCCGGGCAGAGGAGCGGCGCCGCCTTGAGCAGCAACTGCATCAGAGCCAGAGGCTTGCCACCCTCGGCAAGATGGTAGCCTCGGTTTCCCATGAGATAAAGAATCCCCTTGGCATTGTCCGCAGTACCGCTGATATTCTCGGAAAACGGCTGAAGAGCGTGGCGCCGGGCAATGAACATCTGGCCGAGATTATCGTGGAGGAAACAGGCCGGCTGGATGGCATCGTCTGTGAGTTTCTGGATTTTGCCCGTCCCCAGGAGCCGAGGATGGCAGCGACCTCGGTCAATGAGATCTTCAGTAAGATTCTCAAATTCATGGAGCCGGAACTGGAGCGGCAGAACATTGTTTTGGAAACCGCGCTTTCCCAAGATATGCCCAAGGTAAACTTGGATCAGGGCTTGATCTACAGGGCTTGTCTTAATATCCTGGTGAACAGTGTGCAGGCGATGCCGGAAGGGGGAAAGCTGAGGGTGGCAACCGAATATCAGGAAGCAACGGGGATGGCGCTGCTTGTCGTTACCGATACCGGGGAGGGAATGTCCCTGGAAAAACAGGGGCATATCTTTACTCCGTTTTATACCGATAAAAACCGGGGAACCGGACTTGGCTTGGCTATTGCCAAAAACATCGTTGACAGCCACCAGGGAACTATCTCGGTGGAGAGCAAGGAAGGGGAGGGAACAACCTTTATGATCGCCCTCCCCGCAAAGTGA